The Afipia massiliensis genome has a segment encoding these proteins:
- the nth gene encoding endonuclease III produces the protein MAKKAITSRSKSQPKARAAVPVKRTPKPAKPKSINYKPWTHAEVVEVFSRFRAANPEPKGELEHLNPYTLLVAVALSAQATDVGVNKATRHLFPVADTPEKMVALGEERVRDYIKTIGLYRTKARNVIALSEQLIALHGSDVPRSREALEALPGVGRKTANVVLNIAFGESTIAVDTHLFRVGNRTGLAPGKTPLAVELGLLKIVPPEFGRHAHHWLILHGRYTCIARKPRCEVCLINDLCRWPEKTV, from the coding sequence ATGGCGAAAAAGGCGATCACGTCCCGTTCGAAATCCCAGCCGAAGGCGCGTGCGGCTGTGCCGGTGAAGCGGACTCCCAAACCAGCGAAGCCGAAATCAATAAACTACAAGCCCTGGACCCATGCCGAAGTGGTCGAGGTCTTCAGCCGCTTTCGTGCGGCCAATCCCGAGCCGAAGGGCGAGCTGGAGCATCTCAATCCCTACACGCTTCTTGTGGCGGTCGCGCTGTCGGCGCAGGCGACCGACGTCGGCGTCAACAAGGCGACGCGTCATCTGTTTCCGGTCGCCGATACGCCCGAGAAAATGGTAGCGCTCGGCGAGGAGCGGGTGCGCGATTATATCAAGACCATCGGTCTTTATCGCACCAAGGCCAGGAATGTCATCGCGCTGTCGGAGCAGCTGATCGCGTTGCACGGGAGCGACGTGCCGCGCAGCCGCGAGGCGCTGGAAGCGTTGCCGGGCGTCGGCCGCAAGACCGCCAACGTGGTGCTCAACATCGCATTCGGCGAGTCGACGATTGCGGTGGACACCCATCTGTTTCGCGTCGGCAATCGCACGGGGCTCGCGCCCGGCAAGACGCCGCTCGCGGTCGAGCTGGGCTTGCTCAAGATCGTGCCGCCGGAGTTCGGGCGTCACGCGCATCACTGGCTGATCTTGCACGGGCGCTATACGTGCATCGCGCGCAAGCCGCGCTGCGAGGTGTGCCTGATCAACGATCTGTGCCGGTGGCCGGAGAAGACGGTGTAG
- a CDS encoding sulfate transporter family protein, translating into MLDAALKALSQILSPPMRSILWKSVGLALVMIVAAAVALQRLLSWLAGSGEVWAETMVGSDYHMLINILAWIVSIAAGLGIVVGAVFLMPAITSLVASVFVDDVADIVERQHYPAERPGTALPVGRAITEGSKTALLTILVYLIALPFVLIAGAGFIVFFIATAWLLGREYFELAAMRFRTPEEAKIMRKQNSATVFAAGLFIAAFVSIPIVNLATPLFGMAFMVHMHKRLSGPRPELIEPVRRTSVPTA; encoded by the coding sequence ATGCTTGACGCCGCACTCAAGGCGTTGTCCCAGATCCTGTCGCCGCCGATGCGCTCCATCCTGTGGAAGTCGGTCGGCTTGGCATTGGTGATGATCGTCGCGGCTGCAGTGGCGCTGCAGCGGCTGCTGAGCTGGCTCGCCGGATCGGGAGAGGTCTGGGCGGAAACCATGGTCGGCTCCGACTATCACATGCTGATCAACATCCTCGCGTGGATCGTCTCGATCGCCGCCGGGCTCGGCATTGTCGTCGGCGCGGTGTTCCTGATGCCTGCGATCACCTCGCTGGTCGCCAGCGTGTTCGTCGACGACGTCGCCGACATCGTCGAGCGCCAGCATTATCCGGCCGAGCGGCCGGGCACGGCGCTGCCGGTCGGACGCGCCATCACTGAAGGCTCAAAGACCGCGCTGCTGACGATTCTGGTTTATCTGATCGCGCTGCCGTTCGTCCTGATCGCGGGCGCGGGCTTCATCGTGTTCTTCATTGCCACTGCATGGCTGCTTGGCCGCGAGTATTTCGAACTCGCCGCGATGCGCTTCCGCACGCCGGAGGAAGCCAAGATCATGCGTAAACAAAACAGCGCCACCGTGTTTGCGGCGGGACTGTTCATCGCCGCGTTCGTATCGATCCCGATCGTCAATCTGGCAACACCGCTGTTCGGCATGGCCTTCATGGTCCACATGCACAAGCGGCTGTCGGGCCCGCGGCCCGAACTGATCGAGCCGGTGCGACGAACGAGCGTGCCGACGGCTTAA
- a CDS encoding YiiX/YebB-like N1pC/P60 family cysteine hydrolase: protein MGFVLDTVGKIIAGYLQKEVPGYEPFTPSDPERLRGLVEPGDVLLVEGNNRVSGIIKYLTQSTWSHAALYVGPIDGATEPDGEPHVLIEANIGEGVTSAPLSKYYPYHTRLCRPVGLSYEDRTTVCRYAINRIGFGYDTKNILDLMRYLIPLPVPQRWRRRMISLGSGDPTKIICSALIAQAFGAVRYPILPKITQAASRQARREILHIRDSSLYMPRDFDISPYFEIVKPTIVRGFDYTALHWADTTKPSPEVTDEADPFPEGIFETPEAPLAPVAPFEEASQGRRKARDLAA, encoded by the coding sequence ATGGGCTTCGTGCTCGATACCGTCGGCAAGATCATCGCCGGATACCTTCAGAAGGAGGTTCCGGGCTATGAACCCTTTACGCCGAGCGATCCGGAGCGGCTGCGCGGACTGGTCGAGCCCGGCGACGTGCTGCTGGTCGAAGGCAACAACCGCGTCTCCGGCATCATCAAGTATCTCACGCAGTCGACGTGGTCTCATGCCGCGCTTTATGTCGGTCCGATCGACGGCGCGACCGAGCCCGATGGCGAGCCGCATGTGCTGATCGAGGCCAATATCGGCGAAGGCGTCACCTCCGCGCCGCTCTCGAAATATTATCCCTATCACACTCGTTTGTGCCGCCCGGTCGGATTGTCCTACGAGGACCGCACCACGGTGTGCCGTTATGCGATCAACCGCATCGGCTTCGGCTACGACACCAAGAATATTCTCGACCTGATGCGCTACCTCATCCCGCTGCCGGTCCCGCAGCGCTGGCGGCGGCGCATGATCTCGCTGGGGTCGGGCGATCCGACCAAGATCATCTGCTCGGCGCTGATCGCGCAGGCCTTCGGCGCGGTGCGCTATCCAATCCTGCCCAAGATCACGCAGGCCGCGAGCCGCCAGGCGCGACGTGAAATCCTGCACATCCGCGATTCCTCGCTCTACATGCCGCGCGACTTCGACATCTCGCCCTACTTCGAGATCGTCAAGCCGACCATCGTCCGCGGCTTCGACTACACGGCGCTGCACTGGGCCGACACGACAAAGCCGTCCCCGGAGGTGACGGACGAAGCTGATCCCTTTCCAGAGGGAATCTTCGAAACGCCAGAAGCGCCGCTCGCGCCTGTTGCGCCGTTTGAGGAGGCTTCGCAGGGGCGCCGGAAGGCGCGTGACCTCGCGGCCTGA